TGTACAAAATATGAACATGGTCAATTTTAGGCccaagttagcttagctttggcAAGTGCACACCTTGCCATACCCAATTTATGTCCTGCAAAAGCACTCTGGTTATCATTCAACATCAGCCCTTACGTGTTATTGACAAAGTGGAATGAACAAACACACTGGCCAAACATGCTACATCACACTGAGCGAGTGGGACTGTCATACAGAATAAACAAGGGGCTTGCTGCTGGAGTAGGGGATGCACAACTCAGTGGAGGATATCTCTGCCTGCTCTTACAACAATCAACAAGAATATAGAGCTAAATGTCATGGAAACTGTTGTAAGCGTGTGGAGGAAGAAGTGATGGGGCAATGGAGCAAAGGCGAAAGGTAGGCTATAGGCCTAAAGGTCGATGCCCTTGATGTCTGAACTCAGGGGATTCAAGTATAAGGAAACATAAACGGCACTGATGAATCTGAAATTACACTGGATGTAATGTGACCTAATTACTCTGCAGTAAGCTGTTAAGTCATTCTGCCGCTCTTCTCTCCATAGACCACTCATGGCCTGTTTTTTTGATGGAGCCTATAGGACAGGCCGCTGGAAGCAATCAAATTTATTAGAGGAGGTGAAGTCAATAGTCATGCAGAAGCgacataaaatgtcagaaaatgagCCAGTGCAACAACGGAGGCGAGACGTGTGTTTTGGTGCTCACTGGCGGCGTATGCAGCCACGCTTCAGTATAGACAAAAGCATATAAGGCTTGTTGGTGTTGTGCGGTGTTTTAGCTTGTTATAAAGAGAACTCTTTTCCACACGACCCAAGTGTGCGTGTTCTACTGCTTATAAACTGCTGTAAACGCAAGCAGCATAACCGCTGGCATATATGGTCCCAGATGGAGTCTAGGCTGCCCTTAAAAGATTCTGTATTGTGCTTTTGTAGAAACTACACAAGAACGACAGCTTTAGTTTTCAAGCACTAATACATTAAACGCCGGACAGAGGCTTTTAAGCCTATTCGTGATTTCTCAGTGCTATAACTCACTATGGCCAGACACAATAACCTTGTGAACCCGGGGGCAACGCTGAGATCTTGGGGTGATTTACTGTGACCTTAGTCCGGCCGGTCAGAGCCCCATGTATGTAAATCCCTTTGGATTAACGCTGAGTGTCCCTTTTAAAATCTACAGCAATCAATAAAGGTGAAATTAATTACATAGTGGAAATTTCTTGTAAAATATAATACTTGGTATGAATGTTGCAATGCAGCGATACAGGGAGTTTAAAGCATTGCAGGGAATAGGCTGCAGTTGAATGTATGCGTCAAGAGAAAGCTGGTCAAAGACCATCCCATAGTTCTCCATTAGGCCTGACTGCAACCCTGCACCCCACTACCTCAATACACAGAGCAGATAGCTTCCAGATTCGCAAACGACTATTTCTGTGGTAGGTTAGCAAAGGCACACACTTCAGTGTGCACATGTGGATAAGGAGTTAATGTAAGACAATGATCCTGAACTGTGGCGAAGTAGTTTAGCCTGGCCACCATTATTTATGCATCAAATACTGACAAGTCTGGTGTTATTAAAGGCAAACAATCCACGCTGGTCTTGGCAAAGTGCCACATGACTTGTTATAGCCAACACCAGTTGTAGCCTATCAACCTAACTAAATGATCTGTTAGAAAACATGGAGGATGTTAATGTGTGTATGAAGTTTCTCTGGGTAATCTGGGGTGAATTAGTGAAACGCCGTGCAATAGGAAAATATGTTCAAATATGTCAGCGCACACGGTAAAGTGACAAACAGGATGCCACATTACTAAAGTACGGTAACTGAGGCAAAATACgtatttatttgtgttaaaGCATATATTTACCTCACAGTGTGCCTTCAGAATTTAGCGTGTCAAATTAACCTAGTTGCCAAACCTCAAAACTGAAAAGTAGTTATTATGGTTCCTgaaactaaaaatataaaaaataggaAGTCCTCTAACTGAAGGAAAACCTATGTGGTAATGTCCTATTCgccaaaaaaggaaaattgaaTGTTGAAGGTGGTTTAGTAGTAGTAACAAGTTTGGTGAGCACTCAAACTTAGAGTTGGATAATTTAGATCATGATTATTTACAgctttttgttactttatacACACTATATGACATATTAATATGGTATGGGAGAATTTATCAATAattgtatataatataaaaactgtaaagGTAATGTATATGTGCAGTTGTACATCCCTGTGACGttaagtaaataataaacaataattactgaaatgtgctattaaacaAGTGTAACCACTCAATATAAAATGGAGTTATGACGCTTTCTAAGGATATTGAAAGTGGGAATTATTTCAGCGTAAATCTAAATCTGAAAACCACagtaaaactgaatattttatcaCGAACGTGTCCAATTATAGGATATATACAACCGTGTTACGAAATTTTGCAATGTGCCAAATATGAAACAATGAGGTCAAAACTTTGAGGTAAGTTCAGAAGTAGTTTGGGGCCTGTATGTGAGTTTAGACTTTCCCTTTGCTTCCCATTATCACCAGACTCCTTGATTTAACAGGCCTAATGGCACCAAGTGTACACAACCAACTCCAAAATAGCATCTAAATTACGCACCGAGAGTAAATGAGGACCTTTAGGACCTTGCCCTAGTCAGCCATCAATTAAGCTATCAGCAATGTAGGTTACTTTTGAAAATTGCTGCTGATGACTTTTCAAAGCGTGTGCGACAAGAGAAACTATCCTCACTAACTAAGAAAATTAATAGGTCAACTAAGATTAATCTACAAACAATCTATAcagcagtgctgctgtgtgtcctACAGAAGCGATGCACTGACATGAGTCAACTTCCATCAGCTTTTTTGATCTCAGTCTGCTAAAGATTATTtcctgcccccccacccccacccccacccaagACATGTGTTTGTGCACGCAAAACAAGGATAAAAGCATGCACCTACACTCATAAACGCATCAGCTGTCATATATCACCCAGTGATAAACTATTTCATCTTTACGCTCAATTATTTGACACCTGTTCTAAAATGTATGAACGCGAACCTACAATCTCGGTCTCaacaattataaaatatttacatatatgaGATTGCCAACTATGTCTAATTTTGAAAAAGCACTGAACTAAGTGTTGCACTAAAAAACTCGCTCTCTGCGCTCACTCAATCTGGATTTGTTTACACGTCTTATGCTGCGGCTACAACTGACATGGGAATGCATGTAAGTAGATATGTAGTAAGCTGTTGACAAAATAGATATTCAATCGGCAACACAAACATCTCGTAAACTCAGATTTGTGACCAGCCTATACTTGACATCCATATTCTTGATGCCACAGCGTTTCGCCCTACGAGCCTCGCTCCCAGAAACATTACTGTAACTAGGCCTCATTTGATTATAGACATGTTCCTATGTGACATGTTGGACACCCACCTGATGTAAAAAGTACGATGGCCTTGAGGCAGCTGTACTCTGCAGAGTCTACGTGCAGGGTCTTAAGCTTCTCCACTTGCTCCTGGAAGATCCGGATGTGATCCATGAAAGCCACGACGCGGTCCGCGGACATCGGGGAGGCGTGGAGGCCCGCCGCGGCGAGCAGAGGGGCCACATGCAGTGGCATGGAGCACTGGGCCGCGTTAAGCACAAACAACTCGCTCCACGTCAGCCTGAGAAGGGACACCTGGTCGGTGATCTGCAGGTCGGGAAAGAAAGGGATGTTTCTCGCCCACTCCACGGCGCTGAAGAGCAATCGAGCCGCCAGCTCGCAGATGTTCTCGATGCCCATGATATTGTTGGGCTGCATGCACTGGCTCCCGTATCGGGACGTCGGGTAGGGCTCGGCCCGCAGCAATAACGAGATGTATCCGGACAGATAGCAATGGCCATTCAGAGGGTCCCCGTTCGTCAGCGCGTACTGGCCTGGGTTGGGCTGGGTTGGAGGCATTCTTCCTCGCTGAACCgctgacaaaaagaaagagaaaaagaggaaatgtgCATCCAGGACTGATAAACATTGTTCATGAGTATTACCACCGTCAAGCAAGCTACAGCTAGTCTGTTTCTTCTCAGTAAAACGGCATGCACTGAAATCAAAATTCAGCAcgcttttcaaaacatattgACTAGTGCAGCTTATGCTGTTTGTAGACTATAATATTTCAGACATTATTCTATCGACAGCATAAACATCTCATCAAAACAGATGTGCTGTGTCCCTCAACCTTCACACTGTTTGCGTTTGTATTTAGGGATGAACGCTACATGGGCTGTatgcaaaatgaaaacacacttttatacagcaaacacacacattttctgctATCCAAAAGTACATTTAACAAATGTACTATTGTGAATATTTCAAGGCGTAATTACATATTACATGCAGTAGCCTACTGATGTCACTTTATCCTTAGGTTTAAGAGGGTTTTTGTTtagattaataattattaattgtgGCCAAAGATATTACAAATATAATTGATAATTACTGTTAAATAcaattacatttacacattttacccACATCAAAAGGTCAGCTGGGAATAAAAGGATTTCAGCTATTGtttgatattaaaataaaatattaatgtaacTCGGTATACATTATACGTGGGCGTGCAGTGTGTACTGCAAATAGTAGATTTAAAATGAGGGATGTTTGCATGAATTGGAACAAAACACTTGACATAGAGAGGAAAGTTATACGGCCTGTAATGCACCAGGCAAAACAATGAGCCATGAACAACTTCAGCGGCATTATTCAGTGTGTCTGAGCTGTCTAGTCAGCATAAGGAGCTCGAGAGAGACGTGGGTTTGTAGTGTGTtcattttacattcacacacagcttACGAACCCTACTGTACAATAATAAATTAGTAAACTGCATAGACGGGACTATTAGCCTTGCACActgtacacgcacacactgcacgcacacacacacatacgcagacagacagacatacacacacacatacacacagccttTCTTCTGCTCTATAACCTATGCGTAAAATGGGCCTGTTGGATCTAATGCCTTTGCTTGATAATAGTACAATTTAGactgcaagaaaaacaaaataaaagggTCAGCTAGACGAGCCGCTTTGTTCAGGCGACCTGCATTTACAAGGATAGCTGCTGTGGCTGCACTGGCCTTTTACCCCTCTCTCACATAGGCAGAGAGACTAATCATTCATGCAAACATCCCTAAAAAACATGGATGGAGACTGCAGTATGCCCAGCCATATAGCCTGTGACATTAATGCAACATGGCAGCCCTATTCGTCTGCTATGAGTAATCATGAGTgggttttaaaataaatattcaccTTCCCGCCGCATTCCCACTTTTAAACACTTCTTCAGCCGGCAGTATTGGCACTGATTTCGGTGGTGCTGGTCAATGGGACAGTTCCTGTTGGCACGACATGAGTATGTTAAGTTCCTCCGTACACTCCTCTTGAAGAAACTTTTGCATCCCTCGCAGGTGAATTGGCCGTAGTGTTTGCCGCTCGATTTGTCTCCGCAAACCACACATTCAATATGCTGACTCTGTCCAGAATTTTGACTCCCCTTGTCCCCGGCGGTCCCCGGTGTGGACGGGGGTCCCGGCTGGCTGGGGGTCTGCGGAGTGTGCGGCGCCGCCGACgccgcctgctgctgctctctcgCCGGCTGCGCTGCTGGGTTGGGGCCGCTCGGAGGTCCTCCGGCCACGTCTTCCTGCGGATCTCGCCAGACGCTAACTACCATTGCCATATCTCGGCCCCTGAAAGTGCTATAAAGCGAAATGATCGCCGGTGTTTATGAAGCGTAGAGGGGGAAAAATGAGATCTCAAAAGACGGGGCAGTGCAAAGTCAAATCGGAGAACGCAATCTCATATGGGGTAAGAAGGGAAGTACAACGCGATCAATACATTCAAAATACAGGAGGCGATTGAATAGGCACCCGATCAGGATATGCAAGTATCGGGAGGCCAGTTCCAAGGTAAATTGCAGTCAGCCATTCAGGAATCCCTAATCTTGTAGGAAAACCAGAGTCCAGACGTAACAAATTGCAGTTTGATATAAAATAGCCACAAAGGAAAGGCAGGAGCGATTCACATGGACGAGTAAAAAACCTTTTGCTGGAAAGACACGCGATCCAAAGTGCTGCGGAGATAaattcctttctcttttcttcccctTGCTCCTTTACACTCCCGTCTTCGCCGTATAGGAGGGGAGGAAAAACTGAAGAGCTGGATTTTTACATCTATATTCTTAAATAAACCTCATCATCTCGCCCAGCAGCGAAAGAAAACCGCGTCGCCGAATGAAGTGCCCATGTATAGTTTCACCTCTCTCCAGCAGGAGGAATGGAGATACGAagagaaaagataaaaaaagaagaccAACACCAACAACTAATAGAATATGCAAGAAGAAGGAGAGACCCAAAAATGAATGCGCTTAAACGAGAGGACCAGCAGAGCAATGTTTCCGAAACGGGGGATCTGCGCGAATGTCTGTATATAGTGAACTTTGACACTACTATTGAAACTGACACGTTTCTATGGAGATCGCTGCGCCTTATATGGTGCTCATGTCAAGGAGCCAAGAGAGGGGCTGCTGGAGACTGATAATCAAAGGCGACTGACTGGCCAGAGCCCTGcatagaggaggaggagaggaggagaggggggagatagggagagagagaaaatgggaggCTAAGGTTATAGCCAagccctctctttctctccattggTTAGAGTCCCCCTCCGTTCattcactgcaaaaaatgtccatcccGATAAGTCATCGGGTCTCGTGTTcaaatcttaaaatgtaattttttttgtgaaaacacaGTAGAAAAAAAATGCCATTTACAGAATTCCACTTATTTCCAATCCCAATCCGAGTCGTTTGTAGATTTTTTAGGAGTCAATAGCTTGAAATAAGGCAGAGTATACAGGGAGATTCCTTTAGAAATCAATGGTCGAAGTCATAAAATTTACAGTGATGGGTCGATTGACATTAGAAACAAGTGGAAACATCTCGCCCGATGGAAGATTCAGTCTCCTGTTTTGGTAAATCTTAGATTTCCAGAATCAATAGTGaactgactgatgtctgaggatggatattttttgcagtgttgcCATCCACGACTGGAGGGGCTGGGGGGCTCTGACAGGCACAATTTACATTGAGCTCGCCCCGCGCTGCTATTTACTTTGAAACCTGATTAGTATGGGCCGTCTATTGTCAccaaaaagaggaagaaaccCTGAATAGAATAGCAGAAAAAGCGGGGTAAAggcaaggggggggggggacaaagCTTTTTACGCACgtcaaataaaccaaaaactGTGCGGAGCGGCGAAAGGGGCACTCTGGCACAGAAATTCCCCCAAAGTTTCAAAATGGTTTGTCTTTGACTGCTATCTTTATTATAAAATTAACGGATGGCATTGGTTTGAAGCGGATTTATATTTTCGCACGTTGTTTTGTCTTTGGCATGCGCATTGCGGTACATCCTCGTCTGTAATCGGCACAGCCTCGCTGATTAAAACTTACAATTTAGTTAAAATGAGTTTAAAAAGGGAGGAACATGTCAATGAGAAGAATGATGCATAAAAGACTGTGTTATACAAACGGGGTGCCATGCCAGCGGCCGAAAATCTCTAAAATTAGACGAAGCAATAAGCAATATTCAATAATTACCGAGGTCCTATAGTCTCCACAATCACTGAGCTGTTGTCACATTATGTcttaataatgacagtaattcAAAATCATGTGAAGTTGCTGGGAATTTGCATGGGGATTCCGGCTTTTTTGTATCAGGGTTTCTGCAGGCATACTACCTCTCCAACTCAAAAATGTCTGGATCGCGCTGCCATCTAGCGTACATTGTACAATTACAACCTCATATTAATGCATGCACAAGTCATCAAGcatgaacacatttttaaaacttaaaagttgatttcagaaataaaataagcCCCAGTTTTCCCTCGTCTTTTTTTGACTTTCACAAAAGTCTTTTGATGTTAAGGTTGTATAACGGAGAGAAAAAAACTTTCAaagaacaataataaatatagattatattacaacaaaataaagataGTCCCAAAAGTCCACTAACATTTTGATTGCATGTGATTTAGATGGAACACAAAGCCAAAATGATGTGCGTAAATCATCTCCAAAACATGGTAATACACCATGTTGGAAAAGAATAACCATTCATAATACATCAAtgcaattattatttaataaaaaataaacaaagtcgTTGTATACAGATCTGTAACTACAGAGATATATTAACAGATATTATGGAGCGTAAATATGCAAGTGCCCCCTTTGGAAACGCATAGGAGGGATGGGTTGTATTTTAAGTATTCAACAAGAGAGCTCTCTCTCCCGTCCCTGTCTCGGACACTCCACAGAAACTCCCCGGCCATATCTCCAGCTCTTTGAAAAGGTGAAACCAATAAGATTAAATCggacaaagatttttttttctgtaagtgTATCATTAAGATTTAACTCCACAGATTGGAAAGGGGCTCCGCggcagaagaggagaggagagtgagagggacaGCGAATGGGAGCAGGGTAGGGGCTCTAATAGAAAGCTGGGAAACGGcgagagaaaaatgagaaagtgGACAGCAGGACATTAAAAGAGGTAGCACCGGCAACGGCGGTTACCAGTAGAGGAGCGGCTTTCTACCTGGATAAAACCAGCCATCGTTAAGGCAAGTGCAATATTTATTTCTCACTTCTCCTACGCTACACACGCGGCTCTAAATGCAAGGCTAAATTCTCTGTGGCACGCCACATGACCGTTAACTTCAAACCATGTAGCCGACCCGGGCGGTGTCAGAGTCACAACTTTTTAACTAGGGGACAGACGCATCCTTTCTCCTCATAATCGCAGATCATCGAGACTCGTTTGCCCGTTTCCCAGCAGTCCTCACTGATTTGTACATCAGATAGTAGTAATGTTATTACAGGCTGGCTATAGTACCTCTGGACGTGGGAGCTTTTTTCGCACGTCCCGTGCACCTCACCTGCAAGGCTATTTGTTGTTTGAACACATAATGAAAAGATCGATAGCAGGCTGTTTGTCTCAGCGATAGTGTCACCGGGTAAAAAGGCTGATCAAGGAGACCAGCCGTTGCCCATCTTTTACACTGTTTTCCAAGTGCCAGTTTAGCCATTATACTGTCAGATGCAAATAATATAGATTGGCGCAAAATCTCCTGCACCGGTAAGAACGCATTGTGTGTCAGTAAAGGCTGCAGTGAGGAAATGTAAGATGACATACAATGTGATTTATCAAAGCAGCATTATTGATGTAAAGAGGGTTGTAATAAAaactaatataaaatatatgatgTAGCAATGTAGGCCAGGTTCACTTATTGAAGGACAAACTGCACGTTCAGCATCAGCTTTGTAAAATAACCTTATATAATAACATTTAACTTAATCCTCCTACTGAAAGTTGATGCTAATTAATTGCCAAGTAgcctaacatttatttttaatatcctATTCATTAAGTATATTACCTTTTCTTATGTGAAAAGCAAAATATCCATGTCTTCATAACATGTTAACTTATTGAAAACACGTAAAGAATTACataatcacattattattaaacaCGTCTTTCAGGTAATGGATGCATTTGCGCATTGGCAGCCGTCTTGCATATATTGCAATGTAATGCTGTTTGCAAC
This sequence is a window from Siniperca chuatsi isolate FFG_IHB_CAS linkage group LG5, ASM2008510v1, whole genome shotgun sequence. Protein-coding genes within it:
- the nr2f1a gene encoding nuclear receptor subfamily 2 group F member 1-A — encoded protein: MAMVVSVWRDPQEDVAGGPPSGPNPAAQPAREQQQAASAAPHTPQTPSQPGPPSTPGTAGDKGSQNSGQSQHIECVVCGDKSSGKHYGQFTCEGCKSFFKRSVRRNLTYSCRANRNCPIDQHHRNQCQYCRLKKCLKVGMRREAVQRGRMPPTQPNPGQYALTNGDPLNGHCYLSGYISLLLRAEPYPTSRYGSQCMQPNNIMGIENICELAARLLFSAVEWARNIPFFPDLQITDQVSLLRLTWSELFVLNAAQCSMPLHVAPLLAAAGLHASPMSADRVVAFMDHIRIFQEQVEKLKTLHVDSAEYSCLKAIVLFTSDACGLSDAAHIESLQEKSQCALEEYVRSQYPNQPSRFGKLLLRLPSLRTVSSSVIEQLFFVRLVGKTPIETLIRDMLLSGSSFNWPYMSIQ